The Sesamum indicum cultivar Zhongzhi No. 13 linkage group LG6, S_indicum_v1.0, whole genome shotgun sequence genome has a segment encoding these proteins:
- the LOC105164861 gene encoding phospholipase D Z yields the protein MKTCATPLLLTLYFLLIYNPTRVVHSSSDGNYDDGQCKAWLVQSIPTDMPHLSLVPGVLSTADVLRWLAGNSSRSLDIIAQYWQLVAHPKDPRSGDYGYTEDDMRRFGANQGFEVHQALENAADRNISIRLLQHSGVYPDYTEEPSALASGRPNVKNVTLLLKDWWGSGIVHAKVWISDSQDVYIGSANNDWKSLTQVKEVGIYLVGCPRIAENVEIYFENLWKLAHLNSSNYTESIWDQQWQIVRKVPCWSHFLHPKERCRSPLPKYVKVKHVTGYPVLSDPDIFHVSIETPGRNYSTSQHQSCYLSFAPPELLFGKYQTDEQAWVDTIKSVGNGATLRISTMDWLGQSQYTSQTVYWSSLSSAISEVVFSKQAKVKLLVAYWAHFINNTDVYLKSLLYTNNLCSSSKYNKCHGKVEIKYYMVPGFNLTGPATQNGTATGNIYPGYTRVNHGKYAVSDVRAHIGTSNLIWDYFYSTAGVSFGTYNSAIVSQLQEIFDADWDSPYAVPVEPLEDGHAFSS from the exons atgaaaactTGTGCAACCCCTTTACTCCTCACCCTCTATTTTCTCCTAATTTATAATCCCACCAGAGTTGTTCATTCTTCATCTGATGGGAATTATGATGATGGGCAATGCAAAGCATGGCTGGTTCAGTCAATCCCTACTGACATGCCCCACCTCTCTCTCGTTCCTGGTGTACTCTCTACCG CTGATGTTTTACGATGGTTGGCTGGAAATTCTTCACGGAGCCTGGACATAATTGCACAGTACTGGCAGTTGGTAGCGCATCCGAAGGATCCTCGATCAGGGGATTATGGATATACGGAAGATGACATGCGGAGATTTGGTGCTAATCAAGGATTTGAAGTTCATCAAGCATTGGAAAATGCAGCGGACCGCAACATTAGTATAAG ACTTCTACAGCACTCTGGTGTCTATCCTGACTATACTGAAGAACCATCTGCCCTAGCATCGGGAAGGCCAAATGTGAAGAATGTTACTTTACTACTTAAAGACTGGTGGGGATCTGGCATAGTCCATGCCAAGGTGTGGATATCCGATAGCCAAGACGTCTACATTGGATCAGCAAACAATGACTGGAAATCTCTAACTCAG GTGAAGGAAGTCGGCATTTATCTTGTTGGCTGTCCAAGAATTGCAGAGAATGTCGAAATTTACTTTGAAAACTTGTGGAAACTTGCCCATCTTAACTCTTCTAATTATACAGAATCCATCTGGGATCAACAATGGCAGATCGTCCGAAAGGTTCCCTGTTGGTCCCATTTCCTCCACCCAAAAGAGAGGTGCAG ATCGCCGCTTCCTAAATATGTGAAGGTCAAACATGTTACTGGGTATCCCGTGCTTTCAGACCCTGATATTTTTCATGTCTCCATTGAAACTCCAGGACGAAACTATTCAACATCACAGCATCAATCCTGCTATCTGTCCTTTGCTCCACCAGAG CTGTTGTTTGGGAAGTATCAGACAGATGAACAAGCCTGGGTGGATACAATTAAATCCGTCGGAAACGGAGCAACATTAAGAATAAGTACTATGGATTGGCTTGGTCAATCACAATACACGTCGCAGACAGTCTATTGGTCATCCCTGTCTTCAGCTATATCTGAG GTTGTGTTTAGCAAGCAGGCGAAGGTGAAGTTACTGGTAGCGTACTGGGCGCATTTTATCAATAACACAGACGTGTACCTAAAATCTCTGCTCTATACCAACAACCTGTGCTCTTCTTCAAAGTACAATAAATGTCATGGAAAAGTTGAGATCAAGTATTATATGGTGCCGGGATTCAATTTAACTGGACCGGCTACTCAAAATGGCACGGCCACTGGAAATATTTATCCAGGCTACACAAGGGTTAACCACGGAAAATATGCTGTTAGTGATGTACGAGCCCATATTGGGACGAGTAACCTAATATGGGACTACTTCTACTCGACTGCAGGAGTCAGCTTTGGGACATATAACTCTGCCATTGTTTCGCAACTTCAAGAAATCTTTGATGCTGATTGGGATTCACCTTACGCAGTGCCCGTTGAACCATTGGAAGATGGTCATGCATTTTCAAGCTGA
- the LOC105164862 gene encoding BTB/POZ domain-containing protein NPY1 isoform X1, producing the protein MKFMKLGSKPDAFQTDGSCVRYISSELATDVIISVGDVKFHLHKFPLLSKSNKLQKLVSKAGEESLDEILLVDFPGGPKAFEICAKFCYGITVTLNPYNVVAARCAAEYLEMTEDIDRGNLILKIEIFLNSSILRNWKDSIIVLQTTKSLLPWSENLKIVGRCVDSIASKTSVDPSLITWSYTYNRKLATSGQIIQSGRKFPEKNESVPKDWWVEDICELDIDLYKRVMVAIKSKGRMDGGVIGEALKTYAMRWLPDSVDALVSEVHILRNKALVETIICLLPSDKSISCSCSFLLKLLKVAILIGADDSSREDLIRSISLKLDEALVSDLLIPARSPHTTIYDIELVQRLVDQFVANEKSNRDLKLVDKNSKSEGEFVLGHGSWLQVGKIVDGYLAAIAHDPNLSISCFIKLSRSIPESARPIHDGLYGAIDIYLKEHKNLTKSERKSLCGLMDVKKLTTEASMHAAQNEQLPLRVVVQVLFFEQVRSAAGAHALNNSHNAMDPPRNTQENWGKSAPENRKSLRKQMDEMKVKDEELLKNGKLAKRGSKNRASGAQLLPSRSRRIFDKLWIVGKGLANGENKSSETSASSQSPTSMIQGETKSSGSSSRQRRHSIS; encoded by the exons ATGAAGTTTATGAAGTTGGGGTCAAAGCCTGATGCTTTTCAAACTGATGGGAGCTGTGTGAG GTATATATCATCTGAATTGGCAACTGATGTTATCATAAGTGTTGGCGACGTGAAGTTTCATCTTCATAAG TTTCCTCTCTTGTCCAAGAGCAATAAGTTACAAAAACTTGTTTCAAAGGCCGGTGAGGAAAGCCTTGATGAAATTCTGTTGGTTGATTTCCCTGGCGGACCTAAAGCATTTGAAATATGTGCCAAATTTTGTTATGGTATAACGGTGACACTTAATCCCTACAATGTTGTGGCTGCACGCTGTGCGGCAGAGTATCTTGAGATGACTGAGGATATTGACAGAGGAAACCTCATTTTAAAGATTGAGATATTTCTAAACTCCAGTATATTACGCAACTGGAAAGATTCTATTATCGTTCTACAGACTACCAAGTCTCTTCTTCCATGGTCTGAGAATCTAAAGATAGTAGGTAGATGCGTAGATTCAATTGCATCCAAAACTTCAGTGGATCCTTCACTGATTACCTGGTCTTATACGTACAACAGAAAATTGGCAACATCAGGCCAGATAATTCAGAGTGGAAGAAAATTCCCCGAGAAAAATGAATCTGTGCCTAAGGACTGGTGGGTTGAAGACATATGTGAGTTGGATATTGATCTATACAAGAGAGTTATGGTTGCAATAAAATCGAAAGGTAGAATGGATGGTGGTGTTATTGGGGAGGCTCTTAAGACTTATGCCATGAGATGGTTGCCGGATTCTGTTGATGCATTGGTTTCTGAAGTTCATATCCTTAGGAACAAAGCTCTGGTGGAAACTATAATTTGCTTACTGCCATCAGACAAGAGTATCAGCTGTTCCTGCAGTTTCTTGCTAAAATTACTTAAAGTTGCTATTCTGATAGGAGCTGATGATTCATCAAGGGAAGATCTGATAAGAAGTATCAGTCTGAAGTTGGACGAGGCTTTGGTTAGTGATCTGTTGATACCCGCAAGGTCCCCTCATACTACCATTTACGACATCGAACTCGTTCAGCGCCTTGTGGATCAGTTTGTGGCAAACGAAAAGAGTAACAGGGATTTGAAACTTGTGGACAAGAACAGTAAAAGTGAAGGTGAATTTGTTCTAGGGCATGGATCCTGGTTGCAAGTTGGAAAGATCGTTGATGGTTATCTTGCAGCAATTGCTCATGATCCAAATCTCTCGATCTCCTGTTTCATCAAATTGTCACGGTCAATTCCCGAGTCAGCTAGACCTATTCATGATGGACTATATGGTGCCATTGACATCTATCTGAAG GAGCACAAGAATTTAACAAAATCAGAGAGGAAGAGCTTGTGTGGGCTAATGGATGTCAAAAAATTGACCACAGAGGCTTCCATGCATGCGGCGCAAAACGAACAGCTCCCCCTCCGTGTGGTAGTTCAAGTTCTATTTTTTGAGCAGGTGAGGTCAGCAGCTGGTGCCCACGCCCTCAACAACAGCCACAATGCAATGGATCCCCCTAGAAACACTCAAGAAAACTGGGGGAAGTCAGCCCCAGAAAACCGGAAGTCCCTGAGAAAACAAATGGACGAGATGAAGGTAAAAGACGAAGAATTACTCAAAAATGGAAAACTAGCAAAGAGAGGCAGCAAGAACAGAGCATCAGGGGCGCAGTTGCTCCCGTCTCGTTCGAGAAGAATTTTCGACAAGTTGTGGATTGTGGGGAAAGGGCTCGCAAACGGAGAGAACAAGAGCTCGGAGACTTCTGCCAGTTCACAGAGCCCAACTTCCATGATCCAAGGGGAAACGAAGTCCTCTGGTTCATCTTCAAGACAAAGGCGACACTCAATCTCGTAG
- the LOC105164862 gene encoding BTB/POZ domain-containing protein NPY1 isoform X2: MTEDIDRGNLILKIEIFLNSSILRNWKDSIIVLQTTKSLLPWSENLKIVGRCVDSIASKTSVDPSLITWSYTYNRKLATSGQIIQSGRKFPEKNESVPKDWWVEDICELDIDLYKRVMVAIKSKGRMDGGVIGEALKTYAMRWLPDSVDALVSEVHILRNKALVETIICLLPSDKSISCSCSFLLKLLKVAILIGADDSSREDLIRSISLKLDEALVSDLLIPARSPHTTIYDIELVQRLVDQFVANEKSNRDLKLVDKNSKSEGEFVLGHGSWLQVGKIVDGYLAAIAHDPNLSISCFIKLSRSIPESARPIHDGLYGAIDIYLKEHKNLTKSERKSLCGLMDVKKLTTEASMHAAQNEQLPLRVVVQVLFFEQVRSAAGAHALNNSHNAMDPPRNTQENWGKSAPENRKSLRKQMDEMKVKDEELLKNGKLAKRGSKNRASGAQLLPSRSRRIFDKLWIVGKGLANGENKSSETSASSQSPTSMIQGETKSSGSSSRQRRHSIS, from the exons ATGACTGAGGATATTGACAGAGGAAACCTCATTTTAAAGATTGAGATATTTCTAAACTCCAGTATATTACGCAACTGGAAAGATTCTATTATCGTTCTACAGACTACCAAGTCTCTTCTTCCATGGTCTGAGAATCTAAAGATAGTAGGTAGATGCGTAGATTCAATTGCATCCAAAACTTCAGTGGATCCTTCACTGATTACCTGGTCTTATACGTACAACAGAAAATTGGCAACATCAGGCCAGATAATTCAGAGTGGAAGAAAATTCCCCGAGAAAAATGAATCTGTGCCTAAGGACTGGTGGGTTGAAGACATATGTGAGTTGGATATTGATCTATACAAGAGAGTTATGGTTGCAATAAAATCGAAAGGTAGAATGGATGGTGGTGTTATTGGGGAGGCTCTTAAGACTTATGCCATGAGATGGTTGCCGGATTCTGTTGATGCATTGGTTTCTGAAGTTCATATCCTTAGGAACAAAGCTCTGGTGGAAACTATAATTTGCTTACTGCCATCAGACAAGAGTATCAGCTGTTCCTGCAGTTTCTTGCTAAAATTACTTAAAGTTGCTATTCTGATAGGAGCTGATGATTCATCAAGGGAAGATCTGATAAGAAGTATCAGTCTGAAGTTGGACGAGGCTTTGGTTAGTGATCTGTTGATACCCGCAAGGTCCCCTCATACTACCATTTACGACATCGAACTCGTTCAGCGCCTTGTGGATCAGTTTGTGGCAAACGAAAAGAGTAACAGGGATTTGAAACTTGTGGACAAGAACAGTAAAAGTGAAGGTGAATTTGTTCTAGGGCATGGATCCTGGTTGCAAGTTGGAAAGATCGTTGATGGTTATCTTGCAGCAATTGCTCATGATCCAAATCTCTCGATCTCCTGTTTCATCAAATTGTCACGGTCAATTCCCGAGTCAGCTAGACCTATTCATGATGGACTATATGGTGCCATTGACATCTATCTGAAG GAGCACAAGAATTTAACAAAATCAGAGAGGAAGAGCTTGTGTGGGCTAATGGATGTCAAAAAATTGACCACAGAGGCTTCCATGCATGCGGCGCAAAACGAACAGCTCCCCCTCCGTGTGGTAGTTCAAGTTCTATTTTTTGAGCAGGTGAGGTCAGCAGCTGGTGCCCACGCCCTCAACAACAGCCACAATGCAATGGATCCCCCTAGAAACACTCAAGAAAACTGGGGGAAGTCAGCCCCAGAAAACCGGAAGTCCCTGAGAAAACAAATGGACGAGATGAAGGTAAAAGACGAAGAATTACTCAAAAATGGAAAACTAGCAAAGAGAGGCAGCAAGAACAGAGCATCAGGGGCGCAGTTGCTCCCGTCTCGTTCGAGAAGAATTTTCGACAAGTTGTGGATTGTGGGGAAAGGGCTCGCAAACGGAGAGAACAAGAGCTCGGAGACTTCTGCCAGTTCACAGAGCCCAACTTCCATGATCCAAGGGGAAACGAAGTCCTCTGGTTCATCTTCAAGACAAAGGCGACACTCAATCTCGTAG
- the LOC105164863 gene encoding (S)-N-methylcoclaurine 3'-hydroxylase isozyme 1-like, translating to MDLNSSFVQFSLFSFPFFLLFLLLPLSIHLLLRIKSSPSQVKARNLPPGPRRWPVIGNIPLFIWKNPHVIVSNLARIHGPLMSLRLGTQVIILGSSPDAAKEILKTHDRDLSGRCAPKATPIKESDLKKFSLLWATDCSPKWKSIRVLWKGELFSNKALEAQACLREKKVAEMVEYLGRKEGEVVKIGEVVFAAVYNTLGNLCFSRDLIGLGDEKMARDWKEVFWRFMECATTPLIADFFPVLDGLGLDFQGKKKQAAKCMKKMFGVWQELIRQRRESADDSKKHGDFLDFMLENGFLDIQILFMLLEILPAGAGTLVATIEWAMAELIKNKEAMIKLEEELQTHKIVDSNSIRESHISQLPYLNACVKETLRLHPPIAFLPHSAQSTCEVMSYTVPENSLVFVNLWAIGHDPTVWEDPFSFRPERFLNSNLDYKGQDFELLPFGAGRRMCPGLPFANKKVHLILAVLVGCFDWSLPDNRDPSDLDMNEKYAVPLQKEKSLLLIPHRKS from the exons ATGGATCTCAACTCTTCCTTTGTACAATTCAGtctcttttcctttccctTCTTCCTTCTGTTCCTGCTGCTCCCACTCTCCATTCATCTCCTACTCCGAATTAAATCATCTCCCTCACAAGTCAAAGCCCGAAACCTCCCACCAGGCCCGCGGCGATGGCCCGTCATCGGTAACATACCCCTTTTCATCTGGAAGAACCCTCATGTCATAGTTTCGAACTTAGCCAGGATTCATGGCCCTTTGATGTCATTAAGGTTGGGAACTCAAGTGATAATCCTGGGCTCCTCCCCTGATGCAGCAAAGGAAATTCTCAAAACCCACGATCGCGACCTGTCGGGCCGGTGCGCTCCGAAAGCAACTCCGATCAAAGAGTCTGATCTCAAGAAATTTTCCCTTCTCTGGGCAACTGACTGTAGCCCCAAGTGGAAATCCATAAGGGTTTTGTGGAAGGGTGAGCTGTTCTCGAACAAGGCTCTGGAGGCTCAGGCCTGTCTGAGGGAGAAAAAGGTTGCGGAAATGGTGGAATATTTGGGGAGGAAGGAAGGAGAAGTTGTGAAAATTGGCGAAGTTGTGTTTGCTGCAGTTTACAACACTTTGGGCAACCTTTGTTTCTCTAGGGATCTGATTGGATTGGGGGACGAGAAGATGGCGAGGGATTGGAAAGAAGTTTTTTGGAGATTCATGGAGTGTGCTACTACTCCGCTGATTGCTGATTTCTTTCCTGTTCTTGACGGGCTCGGGCTCGATTTCcagggaaagaaaaaacaggCTGCAAAATGTATGAAGAAAATGTTTGGTGTGTGGCAAGAGTTGATCAGGCAGAGAAGGGAATCTGCAGATGACAGCAAGAAACACGGGGATTTCCTGGATTTTATGCTGGAAAATGGGTTTTTGGATATCCAAATACTCTTCATGCTTCTG GAAATACTTCCAGCCGGGGCAGGAACCTTAGTTGCAACAATCGAGTGGGCCATGGCTGAGCTGATCAAGAATAAAGAAGCCATGATCAAACTTGAGGAAGAGCTTCAAACTCACAAAATCGTTGACTCTAATTCTATCAGAGAATCCCATATTTCTCAACTCCCATACCTAAACGCCTGCGTCAAAGAAACTCTAAGACTGCACCCTCCTATAGCATTCTTGCCTCATTCTGCCCAATCCACATGTGAAGTCATGAGTTACACGGTCCCCGAAAACTCCCTGGTGTTTGTGAATCTTTGGGCTATAGGGCACGACCCGACGGTTTGGGAAGATCCGTTTTCCTTCAGACCCGAAAGATTCTTGAACTCGAATTTAGATTACAAAGGGCAGGATTTCGAGTTGTTGCCGTTTGGTGCTGGAAGGAGAATGTGCCCTGGTTTGCCCTTCGCTAACAAGAAAGTTCACTTGATTTTGGCTGTTTTGGTTGGTTGCTTTGATTGGTCGCTTCCAGACAATCGCGATCCGTCAGATTTGGACATGAATGAGAAATATGCAGTCCCGTTGCAGAAGGAAAAGTCGTTGCTGCTGATTCCCCATCGGAAGTCCTGA